One Vicia villosa cultivar HV-30 ecotype Madison, WI unplaced genomic scaffold, Vvil1.0 ctg.004672F_1_1, whole genome shotgun sequence DNA window includes the following coding sequences:
- the LOC131642222 gene encoding histone H4, which translates to MSGRGKGGKGLGKGGAKRHRKVLRDNIQGITKPAIRRLARRGGVKRISGLIYEETRGVLKIFLENVIRDAVTYTEHARRKTVTAMDVVYALKRQGRTLYGFGG; encoded by the coding sequence ATGTCTGGTCGTGGTAAGGGAGGTAAGGGACTTGGAAAGGGAGGTGCCAAGAGGCACAGGAAGGTTCTCCGAGACAACATCCAAGGTATCACAAAACCAGCTATTCGTAGATTGGCGAGAAGGGGAGGTGTGAAGAGAATCAGCGGTTTGATCTATGAAGAAACAAGAGgagtcttgaagatcttcttgGAGAATGTGATCCGTGACGCTGTTACATATACAGAGCACGCAAGGAGAAAGACGGTTACCGCTATGGATGTTGTTTATGCTCTCAAGAGACAGGGAAGAACCTTGTACGGTTTCGGAGGttaa